In Acinetobacter piscicola, a single window of DNA contains:
- a CDS encoding major capsid protein, with amino-acid sequence MAQSFIIDGAPLELLDVGELALIHSNYKPMSTWILEKFYPNRPAFDRDEVPLAELNTVHDLAPLVSPHQPGKPFDTKRAAKVDFVKPAYYKPKNMVTAATSFDEALMERLRTAGIISTGSQKLSDQEKMIIAQIAVMKRNHDAIDNSILLMATELLLNGKYLLQSDDYEYNMVDYDRDASLTFTPATPWNQAGAKPVSDLELIEKRLLDANGGSSKAYLMSGKVWAALSANEEFKERFIKPYAGIAVPYKPSLNVQEDASFKGYLDDKELWVYDGTYRLKSGVKRFIPDDYFGAISDLNGSIAQCKIKNTLANGAVQKYFDRQWYNEDPSGIFLMTESAPLAVPSNKNGVCGGTGFIV; translated from the coding sequence ATGGCTCAATCATTTATTATTGATGGTGCACCACTCGAATTACTTGATGTAGGCGAGTTGGCGCTGATCCACTCAAACTACAAACCAATGAGCACTTGGATTTTAGAAAAGTTTTATCCAAATCGCCCTGCGTTTGATCGCGATGAAGTTCCACTGGCTGAACTTAATACGGTTCATGATCTTGCTCCATTGGTTTCACCACATCAACCTGGTAAACCATTTGACACTAAACGCGCTGCAAAAGTTGATTTTGTTAAGCCTGCGTATTACAAACCTAAAAATATGGTCACTGCTGCAACGTCATTTGATGAAGCTTTAATGGAGCGTTTGCGTACCGCAGGTATTATCTCAACAGGTAGTCAAAAGCTATCTGATCAAGAGAAAATGATCATTGCTCAAATTGCAGTAATGAAGCGTAATCATGATGCGATTGATAACTCGATTTTACTGATGGCAACCGAGTTATTATTGAATGGTAAATATCTGCTCCAGTCAGATGACTATGAATACAACATGGTTGATTACGATCGTGATGCATCCTTAACATTTACACCTGCAACTCCGTGGAATCAAGCAGGTGCAAAACCAGTTTCAGATTTGGAATTGATTGAAAAGCGACTACTTGACGCAAATGGTGGAAGCTCGAAAGCTTATTTAATGTCAGGCAAGGTTTGGGCTGCATTATCTGCAAATGAAGAGTTTAAAGAGCGCTTCATTAAGCCTTATGCAGGTATTGCTGTGCCATATAAACCAAGCCTAAATGTTCAAGAAGATGCCTCTTTTAAAGGTTACTTGGATGATAAGGAGCTTTGGGTTTATGACGGCACCTATCGCTTGAAATCTGGTGTTAAACGCTTTATTCCTGATGATTATTTTGGTGCTATCTCTGATCTAAATGGTTCTATTGCTCAGTGCAAAATTAAAAACACATTAGCAAATGGCGCTGTACAGAAATATTTTGACCGTCAGTGGTATAACGAAGATCCAAGCGGTATTTTCTTAATGACCGAATCTGCTCCATTGGCTGTGCCATCAAATAAAAATGGTGTGTGCGGTGGTACAGGCTTTATTGTGTAG
- a CDS encoding gp436 family protein, whose amino-acid sequence MYADRSDMVLRFSEYEIVNLENTLNGVESINSAIQDASDIADGYVGVKYPIPLPEVPKNLKIIICDIARYFLWKNEASEEIRKRYEDAIAFLKRVADGKAILTIKITDTAGQEEVVKADTSPQTMPIGTTYRGGVFGDVVLDMMPSIE is encoded by the coding sequence ATGTACGCGGATCGTAGTGATATGGTCCTGCGTTTCAGTGAATATGAAATTGTCAATCTTGAGAACACGCTAAATGGAGTTGAATCAATCAATTCCGCTATTCAAGATGCCTCAGATATTGCTGATGGTTATGTGGGGGTGAAATACCCCATCCCATTACCTGAAGTTCCTAAGAATCTGAAAATTATCATTTGTGATATCGCTCGTTACTTTCTTTGGAAAAATGAAGCGAGTGAGGAAATCCGTAAACGCTATGAAGATGCAATCGCATTTTTAAAGCGCGTTGCAGATGGTAAGGCAATTTTAACAATCAAGATCACTGATACTGCAGGTCAGGAAGAAGTTGTAAAAGCAGATACATCACCTCAAACAATGCCGATTGGTACGACGTATCGAGGTGGTGTATTTGGTGATGTGGTGTTAGATATGATGCCAAGCATCGAGTAG
- a CDS encoding phage virion morphogenesis protein, which yields MANSIQMHGQDKLIEFMRRVEQQVADPSDLWRDIGDILVHNTEERFYTGIGTDDKPWQKSWRAQEKGGQTLRKDGHLIKSIIARVQRNKINVGTNLIYAPLMHFGGVVKPKKGEYLKFKTPLGGWVQLKSVTIPARPFLGISVDDSQEILFEIEEYLREALNNAK from the coding sequence ATGGCTAACTCCATCCAGATGCATGGGCAAGATAAGCTTATTGAATTCATGCGCCGTGTTGAGCAACAAGTTGCTGATCCGTCTGACCTTTGGCGTGATATTGGCGATATTCTAGTTCATAACACAGAAGAGAGATTTTATACAGGAATAGGTACTGATGACAAACCATGGCAAAAGTCGTGGCGTGCTCAAGAGAAAGGTGGTCAGACTTTGCGAAAAGATGGGCATTTAATCAAATCTATTATCGCAAGAGTTCAGAGAAATAAAATAAATGTCGGAACAAACTTGATATATGCACCATTGATGCATTTTGGTGGTGTAGTTAAACCTAAGAAAGGGGAGTATCTAAAGTTTAAAACGCCACTCGGTGGTTGGGTTCAACTTAAATCTGTCACGATTCCAGCACGTCCATTTTTGGGTATCTCAGTAGATGATTCACAAGAGATCTTATTTGAAATAGAGGAATATTTAAGGGAGGCATTAAACAATGCTAAATGA